The Dermacentor silvarum isolate Dsil-2018 unplaced genomic scaffold, BIME_Dsil_1.4 Seq922, whole genome shotgun sequence genomic sequence TTTATTGCCTGAACATTTCTATATCATCTCATGAGATCATCTCTTGATCATCTACAATTTACTGTTTCTTAGGAAACCGGAGATGAAATAATCTTTAGCATTTCGAATTccatacaaataaataaatcaatggCATATTTTGTTGACGAAGTAGGCGCAGGCATGAAACGTGCCTGACTGTCTCTGAATACCATTAGCGTATATTTCTATCTTGCTATTTCGCTCTATGTGACGGCATTGGAGTAATTATTTTTGCACGCAGTTGGAACTACTAGGGTGCATAAAGTGTTGGCAACGCAGCCGCTTTCTGCTAAAGCTGTTCGCTATTACCTCCGAGATCCACGCGCGTCACACAAGTCTCTCAGGACACGTTGTTGCACGTGACCACTCTGACTTGGCTTCGAAACTCACCTCAGCCTTAAAACAATGTACTTTCTTTCTTCTGCCGCTTGCTGATGGAATGTTCGTAAGTTTACTCTTATATTAAAAGGCTAGTGGTTTTCGTGCTATCCCTAGTTCTTGCTGTCTTGCGAAGGACACTCTATATTGAGACTGGTTCCCCACTCCGAAGCAGTTTAGAATATGAAAACGCATGACATACCTAAACCAGTTAAAGTAATATTTATGGTAATCTTTGCCAGGGATAAGTGTGATAATTCTATCTAATATGAGGAGTTACATTGCCATGCCGACTTCGGACATTGTTGTAGGTCATCCTAGGCAACAGCTTGTCTTGAGAAGATAGAGATGAATCTTAGGGCACGTGCCCTCTTGAGAACATTTGTTGCCTTGTTATCACTATTTGCAAGAGCTGAGGCCAGGTTATGTAAGGATTCCATTCCTCTGATTTTCTCCATTACATATTCCTACAACAAAATGGCCATCCCGGCAATAACGGGAACACAGGAGTGCGATGGAGAGCATTTAAAAATAATGTAATATGAAAATTATCGTTACAAAATGCCAGGCGGAATGCTTAAAGCTTCTTGTCCGTAAGAACTTTGTAATTGGCCGAAACCAGTCGTAAATGGTATGTTCGCCATCAGAATCGGTCAGCAGCAGCTCTTGGCGAACTACGTGAGCGTACCGGGAGCTACAGCTTACGAACTACTATGTGCATGGACACTGCTTAGTGCACGGACactgctctgttgtttctttgcGGAATGGTGGAGACGAAGCGTTTTCGACATGTGCTCAGAAAGGCCCTGCGGCACAGGTTCCTGTCATCGTTGCTGGTGATCCTGGGCGCGCACGACCTGACCGGAAACATCGGGCGCTTCAAGCCGGTCTCCATTCCCGTGCGGCGCATGATCGTGCACCGCAGCTACAACCCGGCCACCTTCGAGAATGACCTGGCGCTTCTCGAACTGGAGCGGCCGGTCGTGTTCCAGCCGCACATCGTGCCCATCTGCCTGCCTGGAAGGAACGAGGACTTCACGGGGAGAACTTCTTTTGTCACAGGATGGGGGAAGCTGTCGCACGGTACGCGCAAGTGAACGGAAACCTATTCCTCCTATATACCATGTGGCCCACGTACCTTGTGCCAAAATTTTCAAAAAATGTGCAAGTGTctcgtagctggaccgaaccaagttGTTCGCCGTCGCCTGGAGCAAGTCGAActatttttgtatttcgcctggTTGCATTAATGAGTCATTATTAATGATCAACGTCTCAAATAATATATCCAGAtcaaaagtgtcgatgagaaaaatTGTAGAATatcctgaaaaattcccgatcctgctttgtgttgctcaatacgtccaATATTGGAAAGCATatcctctttttttaaaattttggcacaagttaagTGGGACACATTGTACACCGCATTTCACCAACTCAATACAGTGCTGCGAAGGCTGTGGGTCGTGCCTGCCAATCAGTGATGAGAGTCAGCGTCTTGCTTGAAGAAGGCAGGAGGGCTCGCCTATTGTGGGCGCCACTGATCGTTTTGTGAGGCTTACATTAGCTTAATTTGCAGGAACCAGACAGAGCCGGGTCTAGCCGCTTGTCGGGCCGAAAACCAGTCGTCGGGTCCGACAGAGTCGAGAGTTTTAGTTTGTCTGCGAACTTCTTACCGTTTGCAGATGACAGGGTTACTGGAGGCGTAAACATGAGCGGCTGGGTTGGTGCCGCcccctggtggcacagagcttaaCGAGACAGTGTGATTATTGCGGTAACccagtgtattctacttcgctgctggtgtaaattttccacagcggcgtaatcgtgaacacgttgcgctttaaatatttttttaaaaagaaaactcACGCAACATGAAAATCTGTCTATAAAGCATTGTGGTTAGGCCAAGTGGCACAGGATGTCACTACCAGCGTCCGATAACTTGGTATTACGCAAACTTCATTGTGGAATACCGAAATACCGGACACTCTAAGAGTTTCCAATGTCAAGGCGAGTTCGGTCAATCCGCTTGCAAGGAGTTGGTACTCGTCAATCGCGGTTGGGTCGGGTTGTGTAAGCTCGACTTCTGAATCAACCCGCTCGCGTCGAGTGCATGCGAATGAAGCTATTCAGTCGGCGTCGCCCGGTGGGCGATAACAAGTGGACTGTGTAGGGGGCCCTTGATCTGGTTCTCTTTTCCGGTTTGCTCACGTGACCCATAGGTGTCGCCGCGCAGCATGGGGTTGGTGAGATGGAACAGAGAAACAAGTCAGAATTTATTCATTGCCCTTGTcccgaccaaaaaaaaaagaaaaaggtcacACGATTTTTGCTAGAAGACAAAGCCACGTGAAAATGGAACCTCAAAATAGCCCACATGTGATGACATATTTTATTCAAGACCTGATTTGAATTTACTTGGCGTAAAACGCTTGCTTATTGTAGTGGAGAAATTTAAGGGCAACGTATTCCTTTCGGATTTCGGCATCCGAATTTCAGCGTCGGTACTACAGTATGACGCCATTGacgtcaaaatatttttgcattgATGAATATTTTTGTTCCTAAAGCTCACTGAGTCTTTCACGGTATGTAATCGTTACGCTAAACGCGACGCCCAAATGCAGTGAGGCAGACAACTCGAGCATAGCGTGTGGAAATAGCAAAGCACCTATTAAGAATATTTCATTCACCTGCGTTAATTATTTTGGCATGTTAAACCAGTATTGCCCTACTCGAGTAGGGCCCTATACTCGAGGCCTTGCGTGTTAAACGGACCCTGCGACCATTTTGTACTCGTCAAGTTTTGCACCAACGCGTTCCTTGTGTTATACTGAGTTGAGTGCAAAAATAATTATGGAAATTGACGCGGCTAAACAAAACTTATTCAACTTGGAATTTCAAAATAAAATATAGATGACAAAAAAGGTGCGTATGCGGCTTCGCATTGTAGCCTTCCCATCAGATGCGTGCCATAGCGCGCTggatatggtggcgccatctagttaaggcgcatGCAAATGCATCCTCTCACGCACAGTAAATGTTATAACAAATAAAGGTTTGTTGATCGTGAAATTCTTTTTATTCAGTCGAATACTGAATATTTTATCACATGTAAACAAcgtaaaatattaaaaaaaaactcccGTGTAAGCTTCTGGGCAACGAAAGGCTTagcgtatttattcgaatatagctagatcattttttttttcggaaatgtGACCCAATATGAGCTATCGCCCTATATTCGTGAACAAAGCTATCAAAGTACAGATGGCGTGAAGAAATGCTCCATATCCAACGCATTCGATGACACAACGAAGAAGACGTCGTTTAGAGTACCTAAGAGGCCTGCGAAGACTCCTATGAGGACATGTCAAACTAAAAGCGTATAAATGAATAGTAAGGCCAACTCTGGAATACGTAAGTATAATTTGGGATCCAAATCAGAAATATCTCATTGACAAGCTTGAGCGTGTTCAGAGAATGGCAGTGAGGTTTGTATTTTCTTATTACCGAAGAGCGCAGTCCGTAATATAACTTCTTGCACGTGCAGAGCTACCAACTTTGGCTGTTCGAAGAAAAATTGCTATGCTTAAGTATATTTACCAGCTCTATCACAATGCATTCAATTCGGATTCCGGCTTCTACTTGCGGCCGCCCGATAGACGGTCATTACGTACTAACCATCCCTTTGCAGTTATGTCCTATGTGCCAAGAGTTGACATCTATAAATATTCGTTTCTGCCTAAAACAATTATTGAATGGAATAACCTTGACCAACGCGTATTTGATAATACTTGTTCAATAAAAACTTTCGAAAAAGAGGTGGAACTGTGCTGTATTGATTGAATGTACCCTTCCCACCCTGTAACAGGCCGGAAGGGCTAACAGTactcgaaaataaaaaaaaaatatctggcaGTTCCGACGACGATGCCGCTTGAGGCAATGACTAGCGAGGTTTAATGGCCTTGCTTTTGTGCTTACGGTAAATGAAGGTGTGGTATGTTTAAAGCTTTTGTTTCTCAAAAAATATGGGTCGACCTTTATTCGAAATATACTTTTTTATTTCCCGGCAAGTTCAATCAATTGGGGTCAACCTATGACACTCGTCTTCGACCTCTATTCTAATAAATTAGATATTTAAGCCAATTGATGCATTTCATGCTATTAACTGGAGTTAAGCTTACTTGAATAGCTCGTACGTAAAGGAGAACAAAGGAAATTTGCACTATCTGGTGCAATAGGAGAATGACAGTACTTCATCAAACAAAAACTACGTCAGCCGATGAGCGTAGAACTGTAGCTATCATTGGAGGAGTGAAGCGTATTTTTATCACACCCTACTGCACGCCGCTTTAAAGGGATTCAAGCAAAATGACATTGCCCAAATAATAAATAGATTTGCGTAAACCTGGCGAGAAACTTTGTAGGGTGCCTAAGGCGAGACATGTGTGTTAACTGAAAACTATTGTGCATAAATGATTTCCTTCGTGCGTTCGCTCGCGAACTTGTGCTTCTGAGCAAGAGCCGCGGTTCTCATGCAGTAGAATCATTCGGACGACTGTTCACTTGCACCAGTCTTTCTTCCTGTAGGCTTCAAAAACTCTTTCTGTGTCTATAGTATTCGAACGATATGCGTATTCGACAACTCCGAATAGTGAACTCTCTAATCGAATACGGATCCAATAGTGAGCACTATTCATTCTGATTTgtattttcgaatattcgcacaccccctAATAAATAGCTATGGGATGTTTGTAAATATATACGAAAATAGTTTTACACGCAGCTAATATCGTCACGGGACCGTTACCCAAGTACGCGCACGAGGACGCAGCGAAAGGAAGACGGTGAATGTGCGCCTCAGCTCGTGCGTGGATTTCACCATATCGCCTGTTGTACTGTGAATACTACGTGTTACTTGGAAACGTCTATTTTTGCTTTATATTTCGAGTGTAGGCCGTTGGGCAGCGCACCTAGTGTCAGTTGGAAAGACGATGAATTTGTATTGCACAAATGTGCGTACTCTTCGTAGCCTTTAAAAGCATAAAGTACTTTTTAATTTTAATATATTCGTTGTATGACAGCAGGAACACGCACCATATATTCTTCATGCCGAATCAATCAAAACGAACAGCATAAAGGCGCAAccacatgcacgcgattttcgtgCGATGCCGACGAGGGACAGGTTTTGCCGTTGCGGAGGGCGATTCGTCGCGGCCGCTAGGCGCGTCACCGCTTTTTTTCGGCAAGCCTAAAATTTTCGATTGGGGCCCGGAAGTCCGCGGAGCGACCTCCGCCGGGAACATCGTGATTGCGCAACAGTATGGCAGCTACCAGTCTGCtggcttcgatctgaattcgctcttgcaacttgctctctgccgTGACAGCAAAAAAGAAATGGCAAAATCAGCCATCACTTCAAGTCATCTCAAGCTGAGGACAAAGTACCGGCGTtgtcttgtcgttattattgagatcagtTGAATAGTGTtcacgctgttaggcctgaggcGCCACGCAGAGCCGCGAAAGAGTTTTGAGTTTTCCTCACCAGGTTGCGCCACGGCATTGCACGCTGGAGGCATGGAACGAATTTCCACTAGCGATGACAGCATAATAAAGCTAAATTTAGTATACCGCGGGTAAAACGTTGGCCTCGAGGTACGTTTGCGATCTCTTTATGGGATCGCAGTTGTAGTTA encodes the following:
- the LOC119435802 gene encoding serine protease filzig; the protein is MVETKRFRHVLRKALRHRFLSSLLVILGAHDLTGNIGRFKPVSIPVRRMIVHRSYNPATFENDLALLELERPVVFQPHIVPICLPGRNEDFTGRTSFVTGWGKLSHGGSVPNVLQYVQVPILSNQKCQKMFMLAGHVKAIRDNFVCAGYDGGNRDSCEREKCVM